In Glycine max cultivar Williams 82 chromosome 15, Glycine_max_v4.0, whole genome shotgun sequence, the DNA window aaaataaaagaaatgctttaaattgattttataagatcaatacatataaaaaaaacaagtgataggaTCAATacatcaataaaagaaagagcatCGAGTACTACTCATTAGTCTTTAACCAAGTCTGCGATTTAAGTTTTATAAGCCTAAAgtatcattaaaataataataataaaaaagagcaccctaaatcataatattattgCTCATAATCCTAGTGGACCATATCTCAGCGTGTCAAACAAGGTGACTTTAattaagaaaacagaaaaaaaaaaatatcatgttaaaGGTGTTGCAATTTATAAAGGAAAGAtacaaagttaattaattaagagtGTTAAAAAGATATTAAGAATTATAAATGTTGAATGGACATTATTAAGCGTACCTGTTGAATGAATGTTTAACTGTGACGATATAAACACTATGATatgtattaaaaagaaaacaaaagagaacTTAGTACTGTTTAGATTTTACTTaggttatttaaaaaagtaaaagatgaCGAGAGTTGACGTGAAAATTTCGAAAACTCcctcattaattaaattttatgtgttataatttataatagaaGATAATTGAAAGATTTTCAActttttgtatatatttctATAGTTTTCATCCTTATAACGAAAAGCAATTGAAACGAATATTTTCTctgactaattaattaaaaccaaCCATGATTATAATGATTATAATGAAGAGTTATAAGATTAGTTTGAgggttaaaaaaagaaaaaaaaaacaaaagtcgtATATTTGAATCTTTTCTATTatcaaaaactaataaattaataattaatattgaccgataaaaaaatgatgatgatcaaaattaaagaaatttcattACGAATTTATAATCTGGCAAGAAAGTACGAGCAAATCTcacagataaaataaaaaaattaaattgaagaacTAACGCGAAACTTTGTAATACTTTTCTGGTCAGGGAAACTTATAAGAATCTTGGTATGTCAATGGTAGTCGCTTTATACTATCTAACATGACTGGCAAGTGCATTGCTAGACTTTTGGCcccatataaattaaaattgctaTGATTGCAAAATTGCTATGAGTAGTGAACCATATACTTCAGTGCTTGAGGTGTAAATATATGTGGTCACCGAAAGAACTTTCTAAATTGGTTACAAGAATGTTGTCCTCATATTTTGGGTTCAAGTAACTttattaaacaaacaaaaaaaaatggtcaaccaattataattctttttaaccCTAGCAAATCCAATGGGGCCTGAGTGTATGACACTCTTTTGTTCTTGTAGTTTCTGTGGGCCAAAATTGGAGGCATATGATACGACATACACTTGTCAATGACGACAAAACCCTCCTTGATTATCTTGATTTCACATTTTGTGTATGGGTTTAGTCCTCAAACATGCATAAGGACAacaattgaaaaatgttttcaacTTCATCAACAGTTATTCACTAATTTCCACTTCACTATAATCTTGCCTTCCCTTGGCTTGGAGGGACAATGAACTTGATGAGTATCTTTACTAGAGGAGCCCACTTTGTATCTCTTCAAGGGTCCCATACTAATGCTCActaactcattttttattattattatttaagggTAACCTAGAAAGCTTAATGAAGAAGGGATAaacaaattattcattttaataaagtttttttaaagttaCAATTACGTACGGTTTTGCTGTGACTATTGTGATTGATGCGTTTTGCAATCATAGTTTGATGCGATTGCAACAAACCATGCAACATGCATGTCAatcattcaaattataaaaaaattacaatatttcATGAGGTAGTTGATTTCTTCTTGTGCTTATTGTTTCAAGTACGTTGTCAacgattttaatttgttaagtcTTGTacaaaatgtgtttattttttattaattttttggccacagtctaaattattttatatgaaaaaaaaccaACCTCAATATATGAACACAAAGCCAATCTTTTACACATGGCACTGAGATGGAAATCCATTATGAATAATAATGCCAACAGGTCAACTTAGAGAGGAATGAGAATGTTTCAGTCACTGTGCTGCATTAGTGCTTTCTTACGATTGTTAGAATGCTTGCTTGTGATCCCCATTTActtttaatcatatatatataatttttttatttgtttcccaTCTATTCAGACTCTATTTGAATAGAAAAAAGTTGAAATAACAAGCTACGATAGCTTGGATTCAATTTCCATAGGTTATGTTCAAGTTGGACTTGTATGTATTGCAGTTACATGACTTTAGCATCGAATATTGACCATTTTTGCATTTGCTTTCCCTTCCTAGTTTGAATTTTCATGCCATTTATGTGATGAACTTCTGTCAAAGCTAGCTTCAGTGCTAATTTATACGTTACAAATTAATTGTTCATTTTTATGAACAAGCATGTTAGTATGTATCGTGGACACATTGGCGTACCTTCAAATTTTTCAACTCAAAGGAAGGGGTCACATTTCAATATACTAGAGTTTACAATAATTCAGATATACTAGagtttaatatttcttttgatttgccgataaaaaaaaatacttgagtttacaataattttagttttagaatttacaataattcaGATATATATTAGTGTTTAACAATTGAATTAGACCTCTTTAACTGCACATCTTCACATGAATCTTAATAGAATTAGAATGGTCAAAACATACGTAAGAAAATTTATGACAAAGTTTCATATACAACACGAAACAAAGCGAAAATAATGGTTCCTTGCAAACATGGGTAATAGGGTTTAgccaacttttgttttttttttttttttttggtgaattgggTATAGCAAACTAGACAATGAACTAGAAGATATACACAGAGATCAAGATCTAGAAGGAACAAGGATACTTGTTGGTAGAATCTAAAAAGGACTATACTATATACCACTTTCAATCACAAAAAGTGTGCGTTCATATAGCCTAGTAATCGATCTATTTTTGAATATAAATCTTTTGGTTGCACTTGCAGTATAGGCCACGCCCCCACCAAGTTAAAATCACGGAAGTTTAGAGGAATtacttttgagttttgagtGATTAATCAAAGGAATCAACCATGGTATATGCAAAACATCAACCGCAAGGAAAAATTCAATCATGTCACCAAACTATTATACACACCTCATATTTGTGGTTTTGTTATTCCTGGCAaccaataaagaaaataaaacttaatcaATTCAAAGCTAATATACAGATTTGCATACTGTGCATACAGAATTTCTACGCTAAATATGCAACTAAGGTGTGACTATTATTTGTATGTCACAAAAAGTCTTGATTGAACATGATGATAATGAGAGAGCAAGATAACTATGAAAATGACACCACTATAACAAGCATATATGAAGTTAATAGTTCCTAGAAGAGCAATGTGGTATCAAGAAAAGAGCCCCATCTAGAGGGGGCTTTAAAGAACTTGACATTTCAACAAGGTAGGGGCCATTCTCCAATATATTTTGTAACAGTATGATCAGGAGCTATATGACCTACTTATCACATAATTAACATTCAGAATTATGGTTTTCTACATTAGAAACAGACGAGAAAGAACTAGTATTAAGTTGTTGGTAACAGTCCTTATCACGAAAGTGACAAAAAgcttcattataaattttaatatattcttttgtttaatattttgttacaaCTATATGTTGAGTTATGGTGTAGAGTACAATTTAACAATACGAAACTACGGAAAATATCATGAAATTCATTCTTATTCTTGAATTTCAGCAAGGATAAGAAACATGGTTGAGATGCTTGTTTGGTCAGATAAGGATAAATGTTCTTGGTATGGCACCTTCAAGGAATTGGAATTGAATTCCATAGTTATTGGGCCTTGGCAGAAAACCCATTTTCTTGGTACATCCACGTTAACGCCAATAAAAacacaagataataattttcttgAACCTATATAATACTATATCCTAAACCACATTAACTTTAAAACGAATGCTTAATTCATCATAAAagtcaaaaacataattacctTTTGTCTAAGTTGGAGCAAATTAGAACGTTACTATGTAACTTCATATCAAATTCACATTTACTTTTTTTGTCTTCCAATATAAAATGATGGAGGATAAACTAATCCAACAGAATTAGAACCACAAACAGCTTAATACCtcgttttattattttttttaattgataaaagtCCTCGTTTCTCTGTTTAGATTGACATGGGGACGGAGGAATAAATTGGAATGCAAGTAAAAACGTTGGAATAAGTGTTTTACACTTTTTACTTTTAGCCTGTAATCATATAAATGGCGGAGAACATTTTTAGCTGCTTTTTCAAAAAGGGGAGGTGTTGCAAGAGTTTCGTTTTTCAAaagataaactttttttttaaaaaaaaaacctccgGTATTAATAATAGATAGGATTCATAATGTCGGTACGTAGCAGTCTATATGTCTAGGATATATGCTTGTAAGTTCGTTGCATTGTGAAGAGTTTAACACATTTTATAACAACCAAATTCGAATGGTTAAATTGGTTGAACTATAACTAATTATAGTTTTGATTCCAATCTCATTTACATCAACCAAGTCATAATTAACCTAACGTAGTAtttgatttactttttaaatcatttatataatttctctttttttaagaCCACATGTATgttctattaaaaataatcttatttgagTCATTATGTAcgataaaattatcattctaaatatttaatataattacatatttaaaactCATATCAATTAAGTTACCTGATAcactattcttcttcttcctcttctctaAATCCTTTGTTAATAAGGTCTCTCTATTACCCTAACCCGATGTGGTAGTACTTCAAAAGAGGAAAGGAAGGAGTAACTAGGggaatcaaatatataattaattgagaactattttgttttttcttttttgtccttttaTATTCGTATGTCTTCGTCTAAAATTTTCTCACATTATATTCCACAATCAAATGAAGAATAATTCCTTTTTCGTCTTTCCTATACACAGGATGGGCATCCACAAGTGAATGGAAAAGCTATACGCTAATAATTACATACCCATCTCCACCATGATGTCCAAATTTGAGGGGGAGAAAATCTATCAAAGACCGTAGTCTTTATGGAAATTATTGAATACcggacttttatatatatatatataatacgggagttctatatattttatttaagttatttctTTGCCTCCACTTGAACTTTGCATTTTCCTTTTCCACACTATTGTAAttccaaataaaaatacattaacaacataaaataatatatttcttaatagTGAAAGCTAGTTTACACTAATAATATGAAATGGTAAATGAACAGCCAACCATAATTTCAGTCAAATCTTTCTTTgggttttcttttttgtttaatttttaaccaataaaaaagaaGTACCATATACATTTTTTAGATACTAAAGTTGCATATTTTATACTGAATTtcgtaatatatattattactctgtgataaaatatactttttttcaaCGCAAACCCCTTCAGTatctaaatctaaaatatactcagttgatataactttttaaatgtGCACAGCGCACtttaagttaataaaaattaattaataatatgataaatattgattttttttataaaaaatttctattaattcttttaaaacgtAAAtagaatattaaagaaaaaagaaatgaaatgtttttttttcattcatatagTGTTAGATTCGGCGGCTTTCTCAACTTACCATAGAAAGTTATGGTTCTACttctagaaaataaatattacagtattaataaaaaatattacagtaAATTTTACCAACTTATACAAGTTATTATAGaaatgttcaaaattatttttcgaacaatatataaatgtttaaatgcacaaaaatattttaaaaataatatcccCATCCCATTTAAAGGGACAAAAATCCTTAGAAAAAGATCACATATATACTTATAGGAAAGGTAGAAGCTTGCTCTTCCACTTctacattctttcttttttattttcaatagagAGGAGGTTATTTGTAAAGATTGAAAACCTTGACTTAACTTATtctatttaaaatgtaaatgtaAAACGTCCCTATAGAGACCCCAATATCCATCCCAACATGGGAACTAGAATTTCCGATTAGTGGCTTTCGGTAATCATCACGATGACAATTACATCAATGTAGAGAATTGACTCCAAACAGTTTTGAGGAGGGATAGTGACTCATAAGCTTAGTTTATCGGAATATTTGTGTCTACTCAAACATAAAGTCCCTTCAATGGAATATTATATCTTTCAATCAACCCAAGTATCCAGTCAAACCAGGCCCATCGAATTCCTTAACAAAGATGCCTATAAAATTAACATCAACAATCTACATCCGCTGGTCACACCGCCATGCAATTAGAGTTTACATCTAGCTAcgtgcttaattttttttttttaaagaagacaAATTAGCATACAATTTTGGAAATTAACTGTGGTAAAGTCTCTGTCCTCCTCCTATTCACCTTGCACTACTAGTTTGAAACCCACATCTGCTTGAACAAGAGCTTCCCATGTGAAATAATCTATGATGCTAAGTGTTACATATCTTCCGGTGAAGAATGAGATAAATACACTAGACTTGCCATGGCCTCTTGAAGCCAATCCTCCTCATCGTTCTTTAACTGCATGCatgaaaattatcaattaagaAACTATTTTGGATgtgtacaaatatttttttgcatttaagCATGAAAGatagatagttttttttatacataaattttattgagagcaattaattaaggagatattacaaagaaagaaaaaaaaaatattttgtaatcctcctataacattttttacaaatgTTCTTTTATACTATATGAATGAAATGAGTATtgaataatatatttcaaaGATAGACTAAAtacatttactattttttatataataatattctttaaaaatattaaatggacTAATaggaaaaatactaaaatatatatactcattaaaaaaattgtcttttagGTTATGGCTAAAAGTGTTTAGATTATTGTTGTTTATTCGATCAGATAGCATTTCGTTATCAACTATAGATTCTGGTTCCTAAATATCCTTCTTAACAGTATGCAATGAAAGTTACCTGAAACTGGATTGAATCGCCACCATAAAAGTCTTCTTTGTGGTGATGATGATTCTCATGCTTTTTGGTTGCCATGTCTTCTTCACAAAGCTCATTGTTTCTTGCAAACCTTCCCCTAACCCTGACTCGCCTATCAGCTAAGGTTTTCCGACATGCGTACTGTGGGAATAGGTCAAGGAGAAAGTGAGTTCCATATTCCAGATTTTACAGAAAGATAAAAGAGTCATCTATAAGTGTGTGAGCTAGTGTGAAAgagatacaaaaaaaaaaaaaaaaaaaagaaaaagaccttGATGGTTTTGTTAAagtttctttgatttcttttcttcaaatATCGGAGAATtctttctttcctctcttcttctGAGTACCTTCCTACCTTTATGTTAGGCTCCTCAACTGCTGCCATTTGATTACCTTCAATTCCCTGCcattaatttcaaaaacaacATTTAATAAATGAAACTACGTATATGCAtctatttttttcccttcataTTCTCTTCTCCAATAAATGCTTCTGgataagtttatccaaacagatTCATATATTATGatcataataaaaaactatcatatatatatatattggtgaaGAAAGAACTTTGGAAAATATTCTCTTAAACATGTAGTGGAAATGTTTTCAGGAGAGGAGGAGGAGGGTATCATGACTCCTTTGAATGAAAATTTGAGTGTTCCactttcaaattttgaagaGACTTTCACAAATGACATCTCCCTTCCAAAGGagaatacatatataaaaatttaaaaaatgttataaaataaaaccatgCTAGCTTAATAATGTAAGAATAGGatttaaaatcaacttaattaGTACCTAGAACCTTGTCATGCACTACATACACCATCAAAGAAACAATATGAGAATTCAACAACAAAATTGAAGCATACCCAGTTTTCTCTTGCAGCATTAGGATAAGGAGGTGGCTTAAGATCCTCCACAAACCCACAACATTCATCTCCAAACTCCCCAACATGAGGTTGGTACGATCTGCTGTTATTGAAACTCTGAAACCCTCCTCCATAGAACCCAATTTTGCAGTCCGAAATGGCCAAATCCGAGAGCCCCCCGAGCTGCTCCGAAAACGAAGGCATCCAATTAGCAGCACAAGCCATGGTGTCACAATCAAGCGACACAATATGATCAAGTGCACCATTGTTCATATCCAGCACAGGAATACTCAAGCTATCTTGGCCACCACCCCACATGGTGGTGCTGTCCATAACCGAGGCATTACCGCCACCATTGAGAAGAGGGACAGGGTACTCGGAAAGATCGTGAGTGGTGAACGTATAGTTTGGATAGAATTGTGGGATTGAAGCCATGGAAGAGGGTGAAAGGGGCATGGAAAAGGAAAttatgttgtgttgtgttgtgttgtgatttTTGGTTGGTGCTTTCTTCTTTTGTGGGTTCAAATATATAGGATATTGTGATAGTGCAAAATAAAGAGTGGGATGGGGGGTTGAGGGCAAGTTGTCAAGGCAAGTGGACAAGACTATAATAGGGGATTAGGCAGCTAAAAATATGGATAtcaaaacaaactaattaaattgtgtatgtgtgtgtctaCTTTCTTCTCATCTTCTCTCTTCGCCGTTTTGTGGAACTATAAACGCGTAAGCGTTGTAATCATAATTaacaaaagtgtttttttttatcagcaaaataaaataattgttggGAGTATTACTACAAACATTGTGTTGCTATAAAAGTTGTTGTGATGCAtgagcattttttttcaaaacgtCTTGCTAAAGATTATTTTCTGTTAGTGTTTACATTAGTCCTTATTGAGCTTctcttcaaattatttaaaagtctAGCTATTTAGTAGTatttactaattaatatatatatatatataaatgtatttaGTACATAGTTGaaattaattactcattttttaattataatttataaccatGTTTTTTCTTGGGTTGCTTAGATGACTGACTGATTGGTAGCTCATTAATTTTCCAACATTACGGTCATGTTTTAACGCTATGTTATCAAACTTCAATAACTCGTAACCCAATCCATTAACTTACTAATgtgattcttaaaaaaaaaaaatgctaatatgTGAACTTTTGTCCTTAAGTCCAATATATTCGGTCAAATTGTAACGAAAATAATCACATTCAAATACGATGACAAATTTTATAAGTCAACTTTTTTCATGAAAGACATTAACCCTTCTCACCTAATCATGTGGACTTAATAAATCCTACAAAGTTTAAAAATGTGACACTATCCTAAATTAGGGGTTTTCTATTGAACGTGTATTTCCCTTTTAAATACGTACACAACATATTAAAGATCGAAACTATACAATTGAACATATaacattcaaaatatattatagtaaAACCAACAAGCTCCGGTACAATTAGTAAATAATTAGGTTTTTTAATCATACAAGTAGAGATTTGGTTCCTCTACCACCAAgggttatataaaaaaagtttcttTTTGATGAAATTATACAAAACCACCAATAGTCTCAAGAACTTTCTTGACTTCTCCAATGACATTCACGACGGAAAACTCATGGAACAGTATCGAAAGTAGTCCCATCGCTTCCGTATGGAGATCCACTTTGTCATCGTCGCCAAGCGCCTCCCGTACCCAAACTCCAAGGAAGGCATCAATGGCTACTTGAAGAGTGGGATCTCTCAGACGCATCTATACTCTGATCGAACAAATGTTGTTGTTTTCTTCTCCAATTAGTGCAAATAACGATAAGCTTTTCCGTATTAAGAATCTGCCTCCTCGTAATTTAGTCATTTGTGGCAAAATTTTCAGTAGGTTCTTTGGGTCGATTACGGTAACGAGGAAAAGAGCATGATAAAGGATGACCAGAGTTTgatgaaaaaaagagaattttctaattgaaaatatttatttttagttcctatacaattgaaatatatatattattatttgagtCGAGCTAAACTCGATTAACCCAAATTTACTTGCATGTAAAAcgttcatatattttaatttatagggaataaaaacataaaaaaattataggaaaaaatcaaacattttaattttataggggaaaaaatattttaggctaaataaataagttattataaattgcTTGATggttaattgaaaatatttatcaaaacatTTATTCTTTATCAACATTTTTATTACAGTTAATCACAAATTGCACCAAGTTCCTACtttgtaattaaatttcttttaaaatagataaatgcacaaattgcataatgttttatttactttttcacACGTAAATGCTAGAAAGGCATAAATGTGAAATAGTACGATTCCTTGTCTGTTAACCCACCACTccactttttgtttctttagctctctcacacacatgcacacacataaatatatatatatatatatataacaaaagaagATGGATTAACTCTTTGTATATGCGGAAACAAGTATAAGTCCAGTAATAGACAAAGGTTACAAATTGTGAGCTTTATAGTCAAAAAGGAAAATTCTTATGTTACAATAAAGTGTTCAATGGCTTAACCTATTATCTAGCAGTCATATGTAGGGTAACTATCGTAACTCGGCCCACAGATCTCATGTAAATCTTTTGGAAGTCAAGGATTGAcattttaaataacattattgtcaatacaataaattattttcatttctttgaataaactattattatgtatttgattttttatatgcataaaaaaatcgTCTACAATATACGTAAAAAAGACACTCGTTTATTGGTATAATATGTACGTATTATTCGACAGAAGTATTTTATTGGAAGAAttctaattggaaaaaaaatcgtATATTCTTTCATATGCagttaattaagtaattaaggTTTATAACAAATCAAACTACTTTCACGAACAAAATGAAGTGAAATCATTTTCCCCCATGCAATTGGAAATACTATTGTTTTTTAACATTCAGATGTCCTTGATTGCGTGATTTTCTAACTGTACTAACAATTGATCAATATCGATCCAATCAATGTTCTAGACTGAGATTAGAACGAAGAGAAACACAATATATAATTCGTATACAATGATATTATATGTCTAAGGTTAAAGCTATAAAGTAGATTGCAAATTTAAGCAAATAGAATAAAGtacgaattttaatttttcagcaACTTAATTATAGCCAAGGAGAAGAGGAATTTAAGCTACATATAGAAAGAAAAGCTGAAGCGATATCTGGAAAAGCAAATTGTAGAGGGCTTCATGTGCACACTATTCCTTTGTACACTTTCAAAGCTGTGCATCCATAAGTACTCGTAAAGATTTATCCTAGTTATAGGGTAAGAATCTAACACATGGGGTTGTTAGATTTTTGGTAAACAAATCAAGTACAAGATATTTCTCTCTTTACCCAAAGTTTTTCATGAAATACTTCACTTGCCCTAATATACCCATCATTTATAGAGAAGCATAAGTACATTGACTTGATGTTTATAAACAGATCTACGCTTGGCAAGCAAAGAATTATATGTCACATATATGTAGGCCAAAGTGCCCCCATGATTGGATGGGCGCTTAATTTTGTACGATAATGAGGCATATTCGTCTTGATTATATATGTCTTTGAAACTGCTGTTGTTGTTTGCCATGACCTCAAACTCATAACAGAATATTAAATAGAGGTGGATGAATGTTAAACGTTCTGCAAATTTTGTCTGTTGCGGCTGTAAAAATTATCCGGTTCTACATTATCATtaagaattttcttttatatataaatatatttttatttttataaataagttgTATCATCATCATATAATTTCCAAAAAtgtatataattctttttcattgcaggaaattaaaataaggaCTTAaggtttagtaaaaaaaaacttcttctcATGAGTATGTAATTCGTTAATTAAGTGTAATCTGATAGCAATATTGCCATGCT includes these proteins:
- the LOC102660475 gene encoding zinc finger protein CONSTANS-LIKE 4, with product MPLSPSSMASIPQFYPNYTFTTHDLSEYPVPLLNGGGNASVMDSTTMWGGGQDSLSIPVLDMNNGALDHIVSLDCDTMACAANWMPSFSEQLGGLSDLAISDCKIGFYGGGFQSFNNSRSYQPHVGEFGDECCGFVEDLKPPPYPNAARENWGIEGNQMAAVEEPNIKVGRYSEEERKERILRYLKKRNQRNFNKTIKYACRKTLADRRVRVRGRFARNNELCEEDMATKKHENHHHHKEDFYGGDSIQFQLKNDEEDWLQEAMASLVYLSHSSPEDM